One Novosphingobium sp. G106 DNA segment encodes these proteins:
- a CDS encoding nuclear transport factor 2 family protein: MAEEKRVDSPDLAIRKRRATFNRALADADLTAIGPLLAPNAVLVAGTDSAVISGRKQQLLAWKHEFAAPDRTIYTRLPDRIEASPIVPIAFEHGHWQGVSLSGQPLASGSYTAKWRRIGTDWLIEAELYLTLA, encoded by the coding sequence ATGGCGGAGGAAAAACGCGTGGATTCTCCCGATCTTGCAATCCGCAAGCGCCGCGCCACGTTCAACCGCGCCTTGGCCGATGCCGACCTGACCGCGATCGGTCCGCTGCTGGCGCCGAACGCGGTCTTGGTGGCTGGAACCGACAGCGCCGTTATATCGGGCCGCAAGCAGCAGCTCCTCGCCTGGAAGCATGAATTCGCCGCACCGGATCGGACGATCTACACGCGCCTGCCCGACAGGATCGAGGCTTCACCCATCGTGCCGATCGCGTTCGAGCATGGCCACTGGCAGGGCGTCAGCCTGAGCGGCCAGCCGCTGGCATCGGGCAGCTATACGGCGAAATGGCGCAGGATCGGCACGGACTGGCTGATCGAGGCGGAGCTTTATTTGACGCTGGCCTGA
- a CDS encoding spermidine synthase gives MIPRELLGTAQVPGGAELRLFRHDRDFMIVLGGNELMSTRMNGSETALAEQTCARLEGLERPRLLIGGYGMGFTLRAALAALGADAEIVVMELVPQVIEWARGPMHELAAGCLDDPRVELSLGDVADEIRDSPGGYDAILLDVDNGPEGLTAEANHQLYTKQGLRLAKAALRPGGVLAIWSAFRDAAFRARLERAGFAVDEVIVRARTNGKGPKHVIWFAQAS, from the coding sequence ATGATCCCGCGCGAGCTTCTCGGCACTGCGCAAGTGCCCGGCGGCGCTGAGTTGCGCCTGTTCCGCCACGACCGCGACTTCATGATCGTGCTCGGTGGCAACGAGCTGATGAGCACGCGCATGAACGGCTCGGAAACTGCGCTCGCCGAGCAGACCTGCGCCCGCCTCGAAGGCCTCGAACGCCCGCGCCTGCTGATCGGCGGCTATGGCATGGGATTCACCCTGCGCGCGGCACTGGCGGCGCTCGGTGCCGACGCGGAGATCGTCGTCATGGAACTGGTGCCGCAAGTCATCGAGTGGGCACGCGGGCCGATGCATGAACTCGCCGCCGGTTGCCTCGACGATCCGCGCGTTGAACTCAGCCTCGGCGACGTCGCCGACGAGATCCGCGATAGCCCCGGCGGCTACGACGCGATCCTGCTCGATGTCGACAACGGTCCCGAAGGTTTGACAGCGGAGGCCAATCACCAGCTCTACACCAAGCAGGGTCTGCGGCTGGCGAAAGCCGCGCTGCGGCCTGGCGGCGTGCTGGCCATATGGTCCGCCTTCCGCGATGCCGCCTTCAGGGCGCGGCTCGAGAGGGCCGGTTTCGCGGTGGACGAAGTGATCGTCCGTGCCCGCACCAACGGCAAAGGCCCCAAGCACGTGATCTGGTTCGCGCAGGCCAGCTAG
- the era gene encoding GTPase Era: MTDKCGLVAVLGAPNAGKSTLVNSLVGQKVAIVSAKAQTTRARLMGIALAESGDERTQIILADTPGIFAPKRRLDRAMVAAAWDGAQEADAIVLVVDARKKRRDYLEPILESLKGRSERKILVLNKVDETAKEPLLVAAQELVGADNLEGGQFDEVFFVSALTGDGVPELKARLAELMPEGPWHYPEDQVSDASERLLAAEITREQLYRQLHDELPYDSAVRHESYTQRKDGSVEIHQQIVIARDSQKGIVLGKGGAKLKSIGEAARKELAELLGVKVHLFLHVKVEEDWADSRDLFEEIGLEWVK, encoded by the coding sequence GTGACGGATAAATGCGGTCTCGTGGCCGTCCTCGGCGCGCCCAATGCGGGCAAGTCGACGCTGGTCAATTCGCTGGTCGGCCAGAAGGTTGCGATCGTCTCGGCCAAGGCCCAGACCACGCGCGCACGGCTGATGGGCATCGCCCTGGCCGAGTCTGGGGACGAGCGCACCCAGATCATCCTCGCCGACACGCCGGGCATCTTCGCGCCCAAGCGCCGGCTCGACCGGGCCATGGTCGCCGCCGCCTGGGACGGCGCGCAGGAGGCCGATGCGATCGTGCTGGTGGTCGACGCGCGCAAGAAGCGGCGTGATTATCTCGAGCCCATCCTGGAATCGCTCAAGGGCCGCAGCGAGCGCAAGATACTGGTGCTCAACAAGGTCGACGAGACCGCCAAGGAACCGCTGCTTGTGGCGGCGCAGGAACTGGTGGGTGCCGATAATCTTGAGGGAGGGCAATTCGACGAGGTGTTCTTCGTCTCGGCGCTGACCGGCGACGGCGTGCCGGAGCTCAAGGCTCGGCTGGCCGAGCTGATGCCCGAAGGCCCCTGGCACTATCCCGAGGACCAGGTGTCCGACGCCAGCGAACGCCTGCTCGCCGCCGAGATCACCCGCGAGCAGCTCTACCGCCAGCTCCACGACGAGCTGCCCTACGACAGCGCCGTGCGGCACGAGAGCTACACCCAGCGCAAGGACGGCTCGGTCGAGATCCACCAGCAGATCGTCATCGCGCGCGACAGCCAGAAGGGCATCGTCCTCGGCAAGGGCGGCGCCAAGCTCAAGTCGATCGGCGAGGCCGCGCGCAAGGAACTGGCCGAGTTGCTCGGCGTGAAGGTCCACCTGTTCCTCCACGTCAAGGTCGAGGAAGACTGGGCCGACAGCCGCGACCTGTTCGAGGAAATCGGGCTGGAGTGGGTGAAGTGA
- the rnc gene encoding ribonuclease III has translation MLTEDTRAFLARLAGREPQDESLWLEALTHGSTGQPRNYERLEFLGDRVLGLAVAEWLHELGTGDEGKLSQRLNALVSRTTCAAVARAIDLGPHMLLGKQAREDGGQDSDNILGDVMEALLGASFVEQGFDATRDIVRRLWSDAVTGQTGKSKHPKSALQEWAAGNRRKMPEYSLVERSGPDHAARFTVAVSINGVGQAEATGSSKQEAETLAAEEFLRRFG, from the coding sequence ATGTTGACAGAGGACACCCGCGCCTTTCTCGCCCGCCTCGCCGGGCGGGAACCCCAGGACGAATCGCTCTGGCTCGAAGCGCTGACCCATGGCAGCACCGGTCAGCCGCGCAATTACGAACGGCTGGAATTCCTCGGCGACCGCGTGCTCGGCCTCGCCGTGGCCGAATGGCTGCACGAGCTCGGCACCGGGGACGAGGGCAAGCTGTCGCAGCGGCTCAACGCGCTGGTCAGCCGCACGACCTGCGCCGCGGTCGCCAGGGCGATCGACCTCGGCCCGCACATGCTGCTCGGCAAGCAAGCGCGCGAAGACGGCGGACAGGACAGCGACAACATCCTCGGCGACGTTATGGAGGCGCTGCTCGGCGCCAGTTTCGTCGAGCAGGGGTTCGATGCGACGCGCGACATCGTTCGTCGGCTGTGGTCGGATGCGGTCACCGGCCAGACCGGCAAGAGCAAGCATCCCAAGTCGGCATTGCAGGAATGGGCCGCGGGCAATCGCCGCAAGATGCCCGAATACAGTCTGGTCGAGCGCTCAGGCCCAGACCACGCCGCGCGCTTCACCGTCGCGGTTTCCATCAACGGCGTCGGCCAGGCGGAAGCCACCGGCAGCAGCAAGCAGGAGGCGGAAACGCTGGCGGCTGAAGAATTCCTCAGGAGGTTCGGGTGA
- the lepB gene encoding signal peptidase I: protein MTDTAPAAQATDDNTPTTEPAKPAKKEENFFVFLTKLVLLVVVFRSFIFAPFNIPSESMLPRLENGDYLLAAKWPFGFSSFSLPFSAPLIPGRILASQPSRGDVVIFKAPPTNEDDYIKRVIGLPGDQIQMVDGQLHINGKPVPKVRVANFEVAVSPNTHCYAPIFAVENRYEVTKPDGTRVCSYPQFRETLPNGKSYNVLDLERTAQDNTPVYVVPEDSLFLMGDNRDNSLDSRFPAYPKQGIGLVPQANLVGRATIVMFSTDGSAEWIKPWTWFTAARWNRIGGTF from the coding sequence ATGACCGATACCGCTCCCGCAGCCCAGGCAACAGACGACAACACGCCCACCACAGAGCCCGCCAAGCCGGCGAAGAAAGAAGAGAACTTCTTCGTATTCCTGACCAAGCTGGTGCTGCTCGTCGTCGTCTTCCGCAGTTTCATCTTCGCGCCGTTCAACATCCCGAGCGAGTCGATGCTGCCGCGGCTGGAGAACGGCGACTATCTGCTCGCAGCGAAGTGGCCGTTCGGCTTCTCCAGCTTCTCGCTGCCGTTCAGCGCGCCGCTGATCCCGGGCCGTATCCTCGCCAGCCAGCCCTCGCGCGGCGACGTCGTCATCTTCAAGGCGCCGCCGACCAACGAAGACGACTATATCAAGCGCGTGATCGGCCTGCCGGGCGACCAGATCCAGATGGTCGACGGTCAGCTCCACATCAACGGCAAGCCCGTGCCCAAGGTCCGCGTCGCCAATTTCGAAGTCGCGGTCTCGCCCAACACACACTGCTACGCGCCGATCTTCGCGGTCGAGAACCGCTACGAAGTGACCAAGCCCGATGGCACGCGCGTCTGCTCCTATCCGCAGTTCCGCGAGACGCTGCCCAACGGCAAGAGCTACAACGTGCTCGACCTCGAACGCACCGCACAGGACAATACCCCGGTCTACGTCGTGCCCGAGGATTCGCTGTTCCTGATGGGAGACAACCGCGACAATTCGCTCGACAGCCGCTTCCCCGCCTATCCCAAGCAGGGCATCGGCCTCGTCCCGCAGGCCAACCTCGTCGGCCGCGCGACGATCGTCATGTTCTCGACCGACGGATCGGCCGAGTGGATCAAGCCGTGGACCTGGTTCACCGCCGCCCGCTGGAACCGGATCGGCGGCACTTTCTAA
- a CDS encoding MarR family winged helix-turn-helix transcriptional regulator, with protein sequence MTDQTELSEIVLPALLRHARATYGRAMRDALEAAGYDDIPGNGLYVIGGLAMGAGGVPIRQLVRELGITKQGAGQLVDTLVARGYLARTPDDGDRRQLIVTLTDRGRGAAEVQAAARAEVDAALLERVGKADVAGTRRALAALVAIGAERRNGS encoded by the coding sequence ATGACCGACCAGACCGAACTTTCCGAAATCGTGCTGCCCGCACTGCTGCGCCACGCTCGCGCCACCTATGGCCGTGCCATGCGCGATGCGCTGGAGGCAGCAGGCTACGACGATATTCCCGGCAACGGGCTCTACGTCATCGGGGGCCTCGCCATGGGCGCCGGCGGCGTGCCGATCCGGCAACTCGTTCGCGAGCTGGGCATCACCAAGCAGGGCGCGGGGCAGCTCGTCGATACGCTGGTGGCGCGCGGCTATCTCGCGCGCACCCCCGACGACGGCGATCGCCGCCAACTCATCGTGACGCTGACCGACCGCGGACGGGGCGCTGCCGAAGTCCAGGCGGCGGCGCGCGCGGAGGTCGATGCCGCGCTGCTGGAGCGCGTCGGCAAAGCGGACGTGGCCGGTACGCGCCGCGCCTTGGCCGCCCTTGTCGCGATTGGTGCGGAGCGGCGCAACGGAAGCTGA
- the gorA gene encoding glutathione-disulfide reductase, producing the protein MAEYDYDLFVIGAGSGGVRASRVAASHGAKVAVAEEHRIGGTCVIRGCVPKKLLVYGSHFAEELQDAANYGWTVEGMKFDWNVLRDTVLRDVARIEGAYTQTLDSNNVDHFLERATIMGPHAVRLANGREISAKYILVATGAWPVMPEFEGSEHCITSNEVFHLPELPKRVVIQGAGYIAMEFAGIFNALGSHVTVVNRSEAILRSYDQSLRDRLLQITMARGIEYKFHCPLTKVEKQADGSFLATPGKLEPLKADVVLIATGRSPKTAGLGLENAGIELGPKGEIPVDDYSKTACDSIYAVGDVTDRIQLTPVAIREGHAFADTVFGGNKRNTVYDCVPSAVFSQPPLAAVGLTEGQARNKYGNIKVFSSDFRPMKNVFAERHERGLYKLVVDANTDKILGIHMIGPEAPEILQAAAIAVRAGLTKADFDATVALHPSMAEELVLMR; encoded by the coding sequence ATGGCTGAGTACGACTACGACCTTTTCGTCATTGGCGCGGGTTCGGGCGGCGTACGCGCGAGCCGGGTCGCGGCCTCGCACGGCGCGAAAGTGGCCGTGGCTGAGGAGCACCGGATCGGCGGCACCTGCGTCATCCGCGGCTGCGTGCCCAAGAAGCTGCTCGTCTACGGCTCGCACTTCGCCGAGGAACTGCAGGACGCGGCCAATTACGGCTGGACGGTCGAGGGCATGAAGTTCGACTGGAACGTGCTGCGCGACACCGTGCTGCGCGATGTCGCCCGGATCGAGGGCGCCTATACCCAGACGCTCGACAGCAACAACGTCGACCATTTCCTCGAACGCGCAACGATCATGGGCCCGCATGCCGTCCGGCTGGCCAATGGCCGCGAGATCAGCGCCAAGTACATCCTCGTCGCCACCGGCGCCTGGCCGGTGATGCCCGAGTTCGAAGGCTCCGAGCATTGCATAACCTCGAACGAGGTGTTCCACCTGCCCGAACTGCCCAAGCGCGTGGTGATCCAGGGCGCGGGCTATATCGCGATGGAGTTCGCCGGCATCTTCAACGCGCTCGGCTCGCATGTCACCGTGGTCAACCGCAGCGAGGCGATCCTGCGCAGCTACGACCAGTCGCTGCGCGACCGGCTGCTGCAGATCACCATGGCGCGCGGCATAGAATACAAGTTCCACTGCCCGCTGACCAAGGTCGAGAAGCAGGCAGACGGCAGCTTCTTGGCGACGCCGGGCAAGCTCGAGCCGCTCAAGGCCGACGTCGTGCTGATCGCTACCGGCCGTTCGCCGAAGACCGCGGGGCTGGGGCTGGAGAATGCCGGCATCGAACTCGGCCCCAAGGGCGAGATTCCGGTCGACGACTACAGCAAGACCGCCTGCGACAGCATCTACGCCGTGGGCGACGTGACCGACCGCATCCAGCTGACCCCCGTGGCGATCCGCGAGGGCCATGCCTTCGCCGATACCGTGTTCGGCGGCAACAAGCGCAACACCGTCTATGACTGCGTGCCGAGCGCGGTCTTCTCGCAGCCGCCGCTCGCCGCGGTCGGGCTGACCGAGGGCCAGGCGCGCAACAAATATGGCAACATCAAGGTCTTCTCGTCGGATTTCCGCCCGATGAAGAACGTCTTCGCCGAGCGCCATGAGCGCGGGCTCTACAAGCTGGTCGTCGATGCCAATACCGACAAGATTCTGGGCATCCACATGATCGGGCCTGAAGCGCCCGAGATCCTGCAAGCCGCGGCGATCGCGGTGCGCGCGGGGCTGACCAAGGCGGACTTCGACGCGACCGTTGCGCTGCATCCCTCGATGGCGGAAGAGCTCGTTTTGATGCGGTAG
- the epsC gene encoding serine O-acetyltransferase EpsC produces the protein MATACTALGEDNEPEQPGALPAIVASLRAARENWRQSQARHAEYGEHGFPSRHAIAHIVDSLSAVLFPIRLGPAELTQDNEDAFVLASLENALPLLTAQVRMELAYARADLTEDDREITARVIISRLAAHLPQLRRILDTDLEAAYSGDPAARSVDEVLLCYPCVTAVIHHRIAHELYLLGAPLVARIIAEIAHSRTGIDIHPGASIGESFFIDHGTGVVIGQTAIIGDRVRIYQAVTLGARSFRTDEAGNLVKDDPRHPIVEDDVTIYSGATILGRITVGKGSVIGGNVWLTRSVPPGSRVRQHQPSIDIEVDDPFD, from the coding sequence ATGGCAACTGCATGCACGGCCCTTGGCGAAGACAATGAACCCGAGCAGCCCGGCGCGCTGCCGGCGATCGTGGCGAGCCTGCGCGCCGCGCGCGAGAACTGGCGCCAATCGCAGGCGCGGCATGCCGAATACGGCGAGCACGGTTTTCCCTCGCGCCACGCGATCGCTCATATCGTCGACTCGCTGAGCGCCGTGCTGTTTCCGATCCGCCTGGGGCCGGCGGAACTGACGCAGGACAACGAGGACGCCTTCGTTCTCGCCTCGCTCGAAAACGCGCTGCCGCTGCTGACCGCACAGGTGCGCATGGAATTGGCCTATGCACGCGCCGACCTGACGGAAGACGACCGCGAAATCACCGCGCGGGTCATCATCAGCCGGCTCGCGGCACACCTGCCCCAACTCCGACGCATCCTCGATACCGATCTCGAAGCCGCCTATTCGGGCGATCCCGCCGCGCGCAGCGTCGACGAGGTACTGCTGTGCTACCCCTGCGTGACGGCAGTGATCCACCACCGCATCGCCCACGAGCTCTATCTGCTCGGCGCGCCGCTGGTCGCGCGGATCATCGCCGAGATCGCCCACTCGCGCACGGGGATCGACATCCATCCCGGCGCCAGCATCGGCGAGAGCTTCTTCATCGATCACGGCACCGGCGTGGTGATCGGCCAGACCGCGATCATCGGCGACCGCGTGCGCATCTACCAGGCGGTGACCCTGGGCGCGCGCAGTTTCCGCACCGACGAGGCGGGCAATCTGGTCAAGGACGACCCGCGCCATCCGATCGTCGAGGACGACGTGACCATCTATTCGGGCGCGACGATCCTCGGACGGATCACGGTCGGCAAGGGCTCGGTGATCGGCGGCAACGTCTGGCTGACGCGTTCGGTGCCGCCAGGCAGCCGCGTGCGCCAGCATCAGCCGAGCATCGACATCGAAGTCGACGATCCCTTCGACTAG
- a CDS encoding alkaline phosphatase D family protein: MKDEHGAPLREPWQLKTLPGADQSPERFRVLFFTCAGGDEAADALPMAFRRALLDRALTFAPDLAVANGDHIYWDLNTALKWRGDAASQAQTAERYHKIAWIDQDTAFDSETNRHSLNTIISRQVAALYEDRFASVPLVFVTDDHDYFENDNGGTWGYSFPPRPFVLGLQRRTAAMVYPYALGRPRLKGGALTSETVETVKIGKLAEIALFDCRRGWDTKTGYGVLFPEVEQFLIERLRTSTASHYIHAPSNPFGWTAGKIGEWYGDKPPPGTKGSDKEFWPSGWFDQHQRLIKALSAQKGRPAITISGDMHASGAKRLTASGDLDLSANPVEAILSGPIGTGSRGWPSQGRGMFPRIPEKLTGTDVAATEERNGFTLFDVTPDHIEVRQFRWRPPEPVEAIASLQPFATFTINRRA; the protein is encoded by the coding sequence TTGAAGGACGAGCACGGCGCGCCGCTGCGCGAGCCTTGGCAGCTCAAGACGCTGCCCGGCGCCGATCAATCGCCCGAGCGCTTCCGCGTGCTGTTCTTCACCTGCGCCGGCGGCGACGAGGCCGCGGACGCGCTGCCGATGGCTTTCCGGCGGGCGCTGCTCGACCGGGCGCTGACTTTCGCGCCGGACCTTGCCGTGGCCAATGGCGATCACATCTACTGGGATCTCAACACGGCGCTCAAGTGGCGCGGCGACGCGGCCAGCCAGGCCCAGACGGCCGAGCGCTATCACAAGATCGCCTGGATCGACCAGGACACCGCGTTCGATTCCGAGACCAACCGCCACTCGCTCAATACGATCATCAGCCGGCAAGTCGCTGCGCTCTACGAGGACCGCTTCGCCTCGGTGCCGCTGGTCTTCGTCACCGACGACCACGACTATTTCGAGAACGACAACGGCGGCACCTGGGGCTACTCGTTCCCGCCGCGGCCCTTCGTTCTCGGCCTGCAGCGTCGCACGGCGGCGATGGTCTATCCCTATGCGCTCGGCCGCCCGCGGCTGAAAGGCGGGGCGCTGACCTCGGAGACGGTCGAGACGGTGAAGATCGGCAAGCTCGCCGAGATCGCCCTGTTCGACTGCAGGCGCGGCTGGGACACCAAAACCGGCTACGGCGTGCTCTTCCCCGAGGTCGAGCAGTTCCTGATCGAACGCCTGCGCACCTCGACCGCCAGCCATTATATCCACGCGCCCTCCAACCCCTTCGGCTGGACCGCGGGCAAGATCGGCGAATGGTACGGGGACAAGCCGCCGCCAGGTACAAAGGGCAGCGACAAGGAGTTCTGGCCGTCGGGCTGGTTCGACCAGCACCAGCGGCTGATCAAGGCGCTGAGCGCGCAGAAGGGTCGTCCCGCGATCACCATCTCGGGCGACATGCACGCCAGCGGTGCCAAGCGCCTGACCGCGAGCGGCGATCTCGACCTTTCGGCCAATCCCGTCGAGGCGATCCTCAGCGGGCCGATCGGCACGGGCTCGCGCGGCTGGCCGAGCCAGGGCCGCGGCATGTTCCCGCGCATTCCCGAAAAGCTGACCGGCACCGACGTTGCCGCGACCGAAGAGCGCAACGGCTTCACCTTGTTCGACGTGACGCCCGATCATATCGAGGTCCGCCAGTTCCGCTGGCGCCCGCCCGAGCCGGTCGAGGCAATCGCCTCGCTGCAGCCGTTCGCGACATTCACGATAAACCGGCGGGCATGA
- a CDS encoding TonB-dependent receptor, with product MSIKFQGARHLLAAGISLWALAATPAWAADGADASASVAAGDSAAADVAEPNDGEILVTARRRQERAQEVPIALSVVSGATIERTGAINLVQIADLTPSLVIRNNNARNTFVNIRGLGSNSDQNDGLEIGVGFYVDDVYYGRIGASQFDLIDLDRVEVLRGPQGTLFGKNTTAGAINITTKAPSFDFEATGEATLGERNYHQVRASVSGPLVADKVAARLTVSDTHQDGFVTNLFNGRTVNGSDTLSLRGQLLAKPTDTVTIRIIGDYSKQSGYSRIASILGVFTKFANGATVTNNFYDRAARAGYVLPYNPNDPFAYQVDADAKFQANMEGYGVSGKIDWDVGGATLTSVTAYRWWDWYPLNDQDNTRLPINLKGGTSNKQRQFSQELRLASTGDRKIDYVVGAYYFYQVVHGLGQYQLGPSYAVWNNPTANRTLANYAYTNFQSDSIIEPITKSYAAFGQLTWHATDALSVTGGLRYTHEDKTGLFDERTVAGNDLSVLSPADRATAQALRDAVYPVVRYTTGLNDDALTGQINASYKVTKDVLFYASYSRGSKSGGLSLGVLPNGADGKPISPVVRPEKVDAWEVGLKSQFWDRRVTLNLAAYWTKVRDYQAAITQQIGTTTSSIRYISNIPGVRSRGVEADLVVAPTQYVRFTASAAYNDAVYTNYKNAQVAPENSNVSKTQDLTGVQLANAPKFIYNFSLDLSQPLGSDGEVYTRIDYNHRSSNDTSGLNSIYTRIAPYGVANARIGFRVADSGLDFSVWVRNLFDKQYLLAESAANTGLITGNLGDPRQFGATARVKF from the coding sequence ATGTCTATCAAGTTTCAGGGCGCGCGCCATCTGCTGGCTGCTGGTATCAGCCTTTGGGCCCTTGCAGCGACGCCGGCCTGGGCCGCAGACGGCGCAGACGCCAGCGCCTCGGTCGCAGCCGGCGACAGCGCGGCAGCCGACGTTGCCGAACCGAACGACGGCGAAATCCTCGTCACAGCGCGGCGGCGCCAGGAAAGGGCCCAGGAAGTGCCGATCGCGCTCAGCGTGGTCAGCGGTGCCACGATAGAGCGGACCGGCGCGATCAACCTCGTCCAGATCGCCGACCTCACGCCAAGCCTCGTCATCCGCAACAACAATGCGCGCAACACCTTCGTCAACATCCGCGGGCTCGGCTCGAATTCGGACCAGAACGACGGTCTCGAGATCGGCGTCGGCTTTTATGTCGACGACGTTTACTACGGCCGCATCGGCGCCTCGCAGTTCGACCTGATTGACCTCGACCGGGTGGAAGTGCTGCGCGGACCGCAGGGCACGCTGTTCGGCAAGAACACCACGGCCGGCGCCATCAACATCACGACCAAGGCGCCCTCGTTCGATTTCGAGGCCACCGGCGAAGCGACGCTGGGCGAGCGTAATTACCACCAGGTCCGCGCCTCGGTTTCCGGTCCGCTCGTCGCCGACAAGGTCGCCGCGCGGCTGACCGTTTCGGACACCCATCAGGACGGGTTCGTCACCAATCTGTTCAACGGCCGCACCGTCAACGGCAGCGATACCCTGTCGCTGCGCGGGCAGCTTCTGGCCAAGCCGACCGACACCGTCACGATCCGTATCATCGGCGACTATTCCAAGCAGAGCGGCTATTCGCGTATCGCCAGTATCCTGGGCGTGTTCACGAAATTCGCCAACGGCGCGACCGTCACCAACAACTTCTACGATCGCGCGGCGCGGGCCGGATATGTCCTGCCTTACAACCCCAATGATCCCTTCGCCTATCAGGTCGATGCCGACGCCAAGTTCCAGGCGAACATGGAAGGCTATGGCGTCTCGGGCAAGATCGACTGGGATGTCGGCGGTGCCACGCTGACCTCGGTCACGGCCTATCGCTGGTGGGACTGGTATCCACTCAACGACCAGGACAACACCCGCCTGCCGATCAACCTCAAGGGCGGGACGTCGAACAAGCAGCGCCAGTTCAGCCAGGAACTGCGGCTTGCGTCCACCGGCGATCGCAAGATCGACTACGTGGTCGGCGCCTACTATTTCTATCAGGTCGTCCACGGCCTCGGCCAGTATCAGCTGGGGCCGTCGTATGCGGTCTGGAACAACCCCACCGCCAATCGCACACTCGCCAACTACGCCTATACCAACTTCCAGTCGGATTCGATCATCGAGCCGATCACCAAGAGCTATGCCGCGTTCGGCCAGTTGACCTGGCACGCTACCGACGCGCTGAGCGTGACCGGGGGCCTGCGCTATACGCATGAGGACAAGACCGGCCTTTTCGACGAGCGGACCGTCGCCGGCAACGATCTGTCGGTGCTCAGCCCGGCGGACCGGGCCACCGCCCAGGCGCTGCGCGATGCCGTCTATCCGGTCGTGCGCTACACCACGGGCCTCAACGACGATGCGCTGACCGGCCAGATCAACGCCTCGTACAAGGTGACCAAGGACGTGCTGTTCTACGCGAGCTATTCGCGCGGCAGCAAGTCGGGCGGGCTCAGCCTGGGCGTGCTGCCCAACGGGGCCGACGGCAAGCCGATCTCGCCGGTCGTGCGCCCCGAAAAGGTGGATGCCTGGGAAGTGGGCCTCAAGAGCCAGTTCTGGGATCGCCGGGTCACGCTCAACCTCGCCGCCTATTGGACCAAGGTCAGGGACTACCAGGCCGCGATCACGCAGCAGATCGGCACCACAACAAGCTCGATCCGCTACATCTCCAACATCCCCGGCGTGCGCTCGCGCGGTGTGGAAGCGGACCTCGTCGTGGCGCCCACCCAGTACGTCCGGTTCACTGCGTCGGCAGCCTATAACGATGCGGTCTACACCAACTACAAGAACGCGCAGGTCGCGCCGGAAAACAGCAACGTCAGCAAGACCCAGGACCTGACCGGCGTCCAGCTCGCCAATGCACCCAAGTTCATCTACAATTTCAGCCTCGACCTGAGCCAGCCCCTCGGCAGCGATGGTGAGGTCTATACCCGCATCGACTACAATCACCGCTCGTCCAACGACACCAGCGGGCTCAATTCGATCTATACGCGGATCGCGCCTTACGGGGTCGCCAACGCCCGCATCGGCTTCCGCGTCGCCGATTCGGGGCTCGATTTCTCGGTCTGGGTGCGCAACCTCTTCGACAAGCAGTACCTGCTCGCCGAAAGCGCGGCCAACACGGGCCTCATCACCGGCAATCTCGGCGACCCCCGCCAGTTCGGCGCCACCGCGCGCGTCAAGTTCTGA